DNA from Elaeis guineensis isolate ETL-2024a chromosome 2, EG11, whole genome shotgun sequence:
atcaaaaatttaatactgaaaagattcgaAAATCAGTATAAAAGTGCAGCTTTGAATATATTTAATGCATATACTGGGAGTCACTTGAACATTCTCATAATTAGAATGGTGAAACGTGCACTGCCTACACTCTTTTATCAACTATAAAGTTATCATTAACAAGCAACCATCATGGTTCCAGTCAGTTTCGAGATATCTCAAACTGTTACCAAGTTGATTGTATGCACAAACTGTAAAAGCATCATTTCAATAGACTTGTAGCAGACCATTTTATGGTTATGAAGCAGCAGCAATGCCATGTAAACAGAAAAATTATGAAGGAAGAAATTGAATTTTGTCTGTAAATGATCTACAATTGCAACACTAGATTACTTCCCATAACAAGTCAAAATTCTAGCCATATACTGGTAGCAGCTTGTTGAATTTGTTCCTTTGAGCATAAATGCTAAAATGATATTAGATTACTTAGAAATGTATATTGAAGCTGTATGAGGTGAAAATACCCATTTTCTGTGCCTAAGCTGTCAAATTTGTTGCTGACTTGGCGACAAAATTTTATCAATCATGGTTTCAGCTAAGAGCTGAAAGCCACCACATGCTGAAGCATTTCCCTCCACAAATGGAGGCATCTATGCAAGTCATTATCATAGGCAATTTTTTTGCTTCATATTTACATTATGAATACATGTATGCAATGTATTACAGACTACAACAACACATGATAAATACATAAAAACAATGTATAACAACCAGTAGCCATGTCTCGAAGGAAATATTTCTCAAGCGCAGATTATTGTATTACCAGAGAAAGGTTGACTGCAGAAGGGGCATAGTTGGGGACCATCCTTTAGAGAGGACCTACAAGAGAGCAGACTGTGGTTTAGCCACTTCATGTGTTATTATATTGTATAAATCATGATTATCTTATTTGGACTTACTTAAATATCTGGAATTCATTTCCACAATTGGGGCACTGCAGATACAAATTTTAAGAGAAACTTGCTCAGTTATAAAATGATAATCATAAGATCTGATAGCAAGCAAACTTTTCAAAATTGTGAAAAGTCTGAATAAAGTCTCATCCTATACATTCCACTGAAATGTCTAATGATACATCCTAGAGTCGTGAAAATTGAAAAAGAACCATACAAGCAGACTAATCAACACCAAAATGAATCTTACGATTGAAAAGATGCAGTAACCTTACATTTCAAAAGAGTTACATTCTTAAGTTCctataaactctaaaaaaaatgtCATTAGAAGAAGAGCAAAATATACAAGTAAAAGATACCAAGTAATTCAAAATCATTGCATGCATGAAGTCTGGAATACAAGGAAAACAACTATGAGCTAGAAACCCTTACACTGCTCTGAACTATGTCTCGTCCTGCAAACCAGAAGAAAGCACCTAACCCCACAATAGGCAGTAGCACTGCAATGAGCTGTTGATAATAATGTCAGTGCATTCagaaaatttatctatatataaaaataataataataataaattcaaGGTGTTCTGGATAGGGCTGCAGGAGGGAAATCTGGATATTCAACTCTTTGCTCAGAAaggtatcatatatataaaattatacatGTCAAACAAGATTCTATGTGTTGAAATGGCAAGAAGTGGTAATGTGGTAGCAAGGGTAATACTCACATCATGGTTTAGAATAGAAAATTAGTATTTCCAGATGAATTCTAGCAGAATGGATCAGGATCCTTAGTAACCATTACAATTAACACCATAATTGTGTTCTTTTAACTAGGCATAATAGTTCATGACCACTGATCACAGCTAAATTTTACAATCTGGCTATAAACTTAAAATACAATAGCCATGGGCATTATAATAGTCATTTATAAACAATTTCATGCAATGATATGATACTTAAAAATGAACAAGGGTGATCCCATTAAACTGAGATCAGCTATACAGATGCAACTCCAGTGATCATTCCTATCTTCTAGACAAAGCCCTTTGAAATGGAAAGTACTCTGCATAACTGCTCACATTCTCCATTCAAGCACTCTTCAGTTTCTCCCCAATGCTTCTAGACGTGCTGACTTTGTTTAAAACTGGCCATGGCCAATGATATTTTACTGATACCACCCATAACTGAGCACTAACTCTATACCCACTACATCTACCACCAAGCAATCTTAATATTCTCAAATTTACTATATTTATTTAATAGTTACACACCTCTTAACCACCCAAAATACTAAACCAGACAACATAATTGATCTTACAACTATTTAGTGATTTTTCCAAGAAAATTCTGTAAAAGATCAGAAAACACTCCAGAAATCTATCAAACTAGATATCGTAGATATGAGGAAATGATTATGCTTAGTAGAAAATCAGTAGATCAATGTTAGGTGCACCCCTATGAGAAACATGATGATGATATAAAGTCACTCAGGTATCCCCATaagaattttatttatttacttgaCTCAAGATGTATAGGACATAAGAAGGTTGCCTCCCTCTAACACGGCTTTCTTTCTGGAGTTAGCTATTGTCCAAGTGACTAATTACATTGTTCTCAGAGCTACTTCAACCGGATGATCTTATTCTTGAGAAAATAACTTGATATCCTTAGTACCATAAGAAACAGGAAATTAGCCACCAAGATTTAATTAATAGAATGACTGTTGTTAAGGATAAGAAGAGGCATATACTTCATCTCAAAGCAGCGGAGCATGGTAATTTGACAGTTCTTGCATATTTGGAGCCACTACTTTCACAACATCTAAAATAGTGACAGAGATGGTACTATATCCAGAGAGCAAGAATAACATTGAAGAACATAAgtgaaaatcttttgaaaagaaagcAGTTACTTAACGACAGAGCCCAGACCCTCCATTAGAAGAATCAACTACAACGTCAGAAAGTTGCCTATATAAGAACTAAAATAATACAAGGTAGATCCATCCAAAACCTTGACCAAAAAAAATCCACacaaagaagagaaaaatgaCTCATAAAATAATCAACAAACCATAAACACTCGGAACATATAAATGATCCTTTTCCAAAATAAAACAAAACTGTGaaggcttacccaaattgaaacAATAGCATCCAAAACCCAACCAAGCTGCCCTGTCATGCTGAGATATGTCAGCCCCATGGCCAAAGCAAGATTGCCCAAAACCCTGGCGGTGGTGCTCCTATCCCACCCACCCCCACCACCGTTAAACCCTTGGTTAGCTCTGACTACCACAAGGCTCCCCTTCCTCCCTTTCCTCAACAAGATCACATCTTTCTTCATTCCCTCCCTCCAAAACGAACCATTTCCGCACAAGGAACTGATGTTTCTTCTTGGAACTGAGCAACAGTTGGTGGGGGACACGAATCCGAGGCCAAGGCAGCATCTGTTGCTATCGAGATTGCCCACAAAGATGCTGGGGATTGAAAAGCTGACAGAAATTTGCAGAGAAGTCATGGTTGATAGATCATTTAGCGAGTGAAAAAGAGTAAGATCGAAGCTTGCTGATGAGAGGGCGCCTCGAGAGGGTTCTCTTCGAGCTTGGAACtagatttttctctatttttcttcggAAAATAGGAAAAATACAAGGAAAAGAAGTGGCTTGCAAGCCAACTTGAGTTAGCAGCGCATAGGAGCCCATCCACGCCGTCCATTTGGCACATCCTTCACCCAtgcttaattaattaattaattggaAAGAAAAAGGTGTTCCAAAGCTTAATGGATGGattttgtcttctttttttttcctttaatgatTGGGATTATTGAATGCATCCGGTAACTTTTCTGATATAATATCAATGGTTAAAGATAATCAGGAtcatattcatcaaaaaaaaatcaggacCATCCGATAAATCATGCGCGGCAGCCACGATAACACTTGACAGGAAAGAGCTTGCATCCCCcagtataaaattattaaaataggaGAAATCATTGGTTAGACCAGATCTATCAGCTCCATTGTAGGCCAATCCGACGGCAAATGAATGCCTCTATTTACGGAGAAAAAAGAAAGGGGAGGGAAACGGAGCAATCTAGTGGTTGTACTCATCCACCTCTGAGCCATAGTATGTTTGATTCACGAACCTTGGAGCGGCGAAAGGGATTTGCTGAACCGTGGTGGTATCTAATGGAGCAACCCGTCATAGGTCATTCATGAAGGGAAACTCTTGACAAATGGTTTGGAGAAAGGTGAAATCCGGTCGATTAGATCGATGCCACGAGATGCATGGTAGAGCTCATGAACCTCTGTATATGATACATGGGAGGAACAATTCCTTCCTCCTTTTAGGTTCTCATCTATTCAGTCAGTTTCTTTTAAATTACCTTTTGTTTTGCATCATGTGAAAAGGTTAGTCTGTTTTGTATAAATGAAATGTACACAAATAGTTTAACATAACCATGCATGCCTAGCTGTCGGATTAGTTACAAAATTATACATCTTATTTGGTTTGTCAGTTATGCAGTTAAACTAAGTTTCACATTAGTGGCGACAACGCACTCATTTGCTTAATCTCATTCTCTTGAGTGTGGAATGCCAAACCATCATGGCATCTTCCGAAACTAAAACATCACGTTGTCACTGGAGCCATAGATATTGGCCTGCACCTTGGCACCGACTATAACTATCATAGCCAATCATACATGCAGAGACCTGAGGAAAAGATGTCACTAATTATCTTACCGGCCACCGAACTGTGCCCATTCAAGTCAATTAATCTCCAAACAGAGCTCGTTAAGACAACCTCTCATTGCCTTGAAATTAGTGGTCCATACCTCCACGGGACAGCCAAACTGTTTTCCTGTGGACCGTAGGAGTAGGACCACGTGGAGCCGAGTAAAGCAAGCAAGTTGCAGCACGGCAACAACGTCATTTTGTGGAGCATATGATTCCCTTAAAGACTACGTAGCTGGTTAAGCAGGAGATGTCTTCTGAACATTAGTTCTAATCTCTCGGACAGTAAAGAATGAAAAATAGCAGCAAAAACACAACATTCTCAAACACACAAGACAACGGAAAAGAAATGCCCTTAAATTTTCAACACTAATGATATGCTCCAATTTCTCAAATCTCTCATAATATTCAGGATGCAGTTTAAATCACGACATTCGAGTCTATATAGGTAGCAAGTAACCCAAAAAAAGGGGTAATATGGCTTATCCGTCCACGTTAGAATTATTACTGTATATCGGAAAACAGGCATGACCACAGAGAGAATACGCAAAGCGGCGTATGACATCCACCACGATACTTTCTGTTTCAGATTGTCTATCATTCATTCTTCTTGTATTTCATCTTTGCTGCATCAGCTCCGCTATATGGGGCGACATGGTAAGCATACTGCTGGATGACAGAAAAGACAACCATTTCTAGAATTACCAAGACATTTTGAATGGCTTCCTGAATATGCTCGACGTCCAACCAGAAATGATGTGATTTTATAACTCCCGCAGCAGCCAGGACATCAAGCGCAACCCCCTGCAGCAAAGAACTTCAAACATGAAACTTCCtcctttcataaaaagataagagACTATCTTGGACTGTCACAGGATATGATGCAGGAAATACGAGAAGAGGCGCTAAGACGACAATATATATCATTTTTATTCTCGTGTTATAGCTTTTAGATTTACCAGTATCAGGGAAGTCTTAATATTTCATGGAAAAGTTAAATGGAAAAGATCTGCTACATTTTACAtgcccttttatatatatataagtatgaaGTATATACATGCAGCATGACCGATGGTAATGTCTAGAGACAAGGCAGTCAGAGAAACTTAAATATGGACTTCACCGCCAATCATGACTCAGAAACCTCATTGCATGCTTCTGTAAATCATACGTCAATATTCATCTACTCAACCAATCTTCTCAACACATTGAACTTGTATGAACAGCGTACGGTTGGTTAGCATCTTTAATTTGTCAGTTTACAGGTATCCTCATGAATAAGAACTCAAACATATTATTTGAAATTGATACCAACAATTTTGCAGCTCAAGCCGATGAAAAATATTGACCCAGAGGATAGAATGAAATAAGGCACCACAGTAACCACTATAAATTCATCAGGCTGGAAGTACAGAGTTAACTTATGACAGGATATGGACAGATGTTGATATACTAGTCCTCATTGTTTATAAAAGACAATTTCACCTTCAACATTCTGATGAACTGCACTGATTATTGTAAACTATATGATGATAAGAAGGTTATGATATATGATACAAATACTCAATGTACTGTCGTACAcattacatatgtgtgtgtgtgtgtgtgtgtgtcaggATGAAAAGTTTACCTGCCAGAAGCAAAAGAAGACAATCCCTTTGATGCACATGAACTTTGCTAGAGGCTTGTGTGGTGCCAGCTCCTTTGCAAACACATGGTAGAAGATCACCAAGGCATATAAGGCCATAGAAACGGATATGTTCAAGATGATGGTGAAAGTCCAGCTGACCCAGTTGCTGTACAGACCAAGAAATTGAAGTGCTATCATCAGGATAGAGCAGACTGGTCGAATTACAACAAACTGCCATGTCCAGTACTTAAGAAGCTTCAATGTATGATGCTCCAATCGGATGGTGTGAGGCTGAATTACAAAAACATATATCAATGGGTAATTTTAGATACTAGCCCACAGCTTGCAAAATTATAAATCTGCAGCACATGCAGACAATAACTAGCCGATGCAATGATAGAGTTGGCCCAATTTCTGATATAATGATGTGCTTTCATAATGATACATTGGGTGAcattcaaattttcaaatattgataCAGATGTTTTCAGTCAAATCCTGAGGGTGAGCCTTGGTGCAACAGGTTGCTCCATTTTGACCTGAAGGTCACAGGTTCAAAACACAAGAGGAAGCATCTATGGGCGTAGATGTATCTCCCTTGTCAGAACTAGGGATTTTGATGTTGGGCGTCGGATGGCAGCTTGCTTGCAAGGgctttgttttttgttttgtcTTTTTTTGTTTGGCAGGTGGGAGGGGGAAAATACTCTACAAGGTTACATGTGACGATGTTTGTGATAAAATCTCTGTgggtctatttttctttcttcatttagATAAAATATCTATATGAGTAAATATACACAATCTACACCAGTAGACATAATCCAATCAAACATTTGGCTTTTATTCCAAAACGAGGGATAATTATTTATGTTTGAGTCAATCCCCATTTCTCATGTATTGAAAGGAGAAGTAATACAGGTTAGACTGACATCAATTCATGCTTCCAAAATAACAGTTGCTAGAGTTTCCAACAGCTTCAAAAAGTCAGACCTGTCAACTACCAAATGTATGCAATGATGAAGAAGCCAGTAACAATTTACCCATGTGAATCCTCAATAAGGGGCAACAAAAGTCAGAACAAAATTAACATTCTGAAACTCCTGCACCCAAATCCTTAATCATTTTAGGTTGATAGGGAATGAAAATGGCTGATTATTCATGAACGAAAGACTTGATAAATAACATAACAAGAGAATATGGAGGGCTAATATCAAGAAAAAAGAGGTCTCAGTTCCATCCCAGATCATTTTTTTCTCTATCTCCATCACAATTTAATCACAGCATGAGAATAAGCCTTATCCTATCAATATATGGTTGGCTTTATGAATACACAATGTGGCTTCGTATCTCTGGTTATATCCTCTAGTAATACAAACTCTCAGTTCCTTTACTGAATCATGATCTATGTTATTTTAGGTCTTTCCTCTGATTTTGTTCAACCCTCCTTTACTTTCTCGGggcattttaaatttattatagaaATAAAAGGCTTCTGGTGCAGTATAAAATCTATATTGATTTAAATACAGCATGCATACTGACAGAAAGTTATTATTTTCAGGTATTGAGATAAAAATCATACCAGAAAAAGAGACACAGGAAAAGAATGATGAATCACCCTTCCTTTGACCTCATCAGGCACAATGTTCTTACTAAGAGATATATTCAGGTAACTATACATCAAAGCCATGAACTTAGCAATCACCTGCATATTGCAATAAGGAGCACTGTTACAAAGTTTTCTTTAAGGCTTCAGTAACTTTCTGAATAAGTGAATGATTTAGGCTAAAAACAAGGCTCACCAATGCCTCATAACATTCTTTAACAGAGTCCAAAATCATAAAGAAGGCTTTACTGCCCTGAATATCTAGCAAACCGACAAAGGAGTCAATTGCGTACAAGGGAGCCATCAGGATAATGATTATTATAGCTTTCTGTTCCTTTGGATTTTTCCAATAGAAAAGATGTTGGGATAGCAACTGTACTGTAAAATGCATAGACAGCATCACACAGAATGCTGCCCCCACCAGAGTGAGAGTTCCACGGTCCATTTTTGTTATATCCATTTGTGGAAACATGATTCCTGGAGGCAGCACACAATCTGAAAAAGCATGTTCAGGCTTGTTAGTTTATAGAAAGTTATAACAGGTATACTACTATTATGACATTATGTTAATATTCAATTCTTCATCCATGAAAGGcactataaaaatattttcttatttccCCTCTCCCTTCTAAAGTCTTCTAATAAAACTGAAAAGCAGTAATAACCTCTTTTAAGATCAGCAATAGAAATTGTTGATGCAAACAAGAAGTTCTAACCTATTAACATACATTTAGGTTAAGAAAATCGGTAGAAGAAATTATACAGAATCACCAAATACAGTATCAAGACAGTAGATTTTACCATCAAGTACTTGCATACCTTTTGGGACACAAGAAAATAGTTGAAAATGCTGTGCTGAGAGTTTGGGGAGTGAGCCCTAAAGATCAGTAGTTGTAAGACACTGTTTAAGTAATTTTAGGACACCTTTAAGGCTATAATAACCACATGAAAGTTTGCTAAACATTTCTATGAATATCACTGGCACTTTCAATCCCAAGAACATGGGCTGATAAGGAAAAAAATGGTTTTAGCAATTAGCAGAATAGATAAGGCTATGGAGCTCTAATGTGGATGATGTACCAATAGTGGGGTGTGGGGGGTAGTGGGCAAAGGTGAGGAACATTCTGAACATATTGCTATGCCAGCATGACATTTTTCTTCCATAGGAAGATTCTACAATCTCCGAAACCCATCTATTATATCCTCAACCCTCTTGTGTTTTTTCAACAAACTATGGCATCCCCCCTTAAAATCTTCCTAAAGCAGCAAAGGATGTTAAACTTCTTTGTTTTCACATCATATACAATTATTCAAGACTCTATTTTCCTAAGAACATCAATCATACTCCAAGTCAGAGATTAGTATCACCAGATATCTTCCCCTAAAATATATAGGTCAGCCTACATGGACTGTAAATGTAATGTTACATTTTCATCCAGCAAACCACATAACACGTGCACAAGATCAAGCATCCTTCCCCTGTAATAAGGATTAGTAAAGGTGAAAATCTAGCTCAACACCAATAGGAAGGTTGTTTCTAGGACCCTCCAAGGAATCAAAGAGTAAGAAATAAAACTCTTTGACTAAAAAGATATTCAGAATAGCATCTCAGATATCTCCATGGTCGGCCTTATCCAACACCTCCCACCCTCCTCACAACAACAAAAATAATGGTAACCTCAGACTACAACCAACATCAGCCCAACTTTCACAATCCTTGAATACAGCCACCCAGAATGTGTCTCTGAATGTTAGAACTTAACACCCTTATATTTCCTCTTTGTTGGACACAATCTCCACTTAGGACCTTGCTCTTGAATGCAATAACCATGATGTTATGAACATGCATCCAAAACCTAAAGAATTACAAAAGTTTGTTTTGCAATGGTAACTCTTGTAAGTCTTAAAGCtctaaatcatatcaaaatctcAAATAGACAGTAACCTAAAACTGCAAATAAATGTAAGAAACAGACTGCAGCATCATCTATTCATCTTATTCAAGTAATATCATGAAAATTTTATATCCTTATTTCTATCAgccccaagtttttttttttttttaaattgagttAGTAAAAACTGCAAAGATAATGTCAATCAAGCTATGATGACTAATGCAATCTGCAGTTTCAAAAATCATGAAATAAACCAGATTTTCAATTATAATCAGCAAACTAAAAGACTTATACATCTCACCGACTAAGAATTTTGCCCGGTCCAAGCCCCAGGTCACAAAAATCATGTTATTGGATACTACTGTCAAACTGTTATGCTTCTTAACATATAGACTACCATCAGCGCCAAATATTCAATGCTTCAAAGATCACGAAAAAACCCGAGTTTTGAAATTACAATCTCAACGGACGTCAAGAACTCTACATCTTACCTTCTAAACGCTCCCCAATCCAAGACGGCAAACAAACAAGGTTACGGAATCATGCCACTGGAAGTTACTATTAATTATTCTCAATTCTTTAATCGACGCACCAATTCATCATCAGAGTCCCAATTAATTTAAGTATTCCATATAGTTTAATAAGCAAGAACAAGAAATCCAGATTACGATGTTCGAATCCATCAAATAAACGAAAcccgcaaaaaaaaaagaaaaaaaggaaaaaaacccAAACATGATATCTTCAGCACGATTACTGAAACCGATTTcaactttctttttttctttacgtTTCAACCTTTGCCATTGTTCTTTTCcccttttttgagagaaaaatctcaGCCTAATTTCTTAAGGCAAAAATAGAAAACCCATCAAGAAAACCTAGACGAATCTTACTTACAACCAACGTATTAGTTTGAGAAGCAATGGATCGGCCACCCGAACTCGCTCCAAGGAGGATGAGCCAACGAGGAGCTGCGGAGAAGAGGCCAAGGAGATGTCCCCCTTTCCACGGAGATATAGAGAGAAGGgtgaggagaggaagagagaagggtAGACTGAAGCTtcgtttcttttccttcttttgtcGGCATTCGTTCAAATCAACCGGAGTCTAAAAGACCAAGATTACGGTCTCGCCCCACCGGAACGGACAAAATCTCTATAATATTTACCCCTAAAAATCAGCGGACGATTTAGGCCTAAATGTGTTTATGTTGTGTTTGGGTTTTGTTGATGATGGCCTCTGGCTAGCTCCCTAAATCTGTTTTCGTGTGCATCCAGGAGTTGGAGACCACACAAGTAATGGGTGTCAGTGCTTCCTCTTTGTCATTAATACACTAACTGCAGAAAATTGGAAGGtattaatctatattttttttggatatattttctaaaaataaaaatttatcctctcTTATTGGGATTATTAAAATCAATTTCGGTGAATCAGTGATAAGATAGCTACAGTTTATGCTATTAGGAGCCATGATGTTCTGCTGCTACGAGCTGGAGGTAAATTGCTTCCTTATGTTTCATTTCTTTTATAGAATTACTCGTTGTCCGGTTAGGGATTTAGATTGCTATTGAGAAACTACAAGCTGCCTAAATTTAGGTGGAAGGGAATTTTGCTATAGTTGTATCTTGGTTATAAAATTTCTCATTATATCTGTTCAACCATATCCCTTATGTCAAAGATTTCCATCATTGGAAAACAATTATGACTATCTATAAAAATCTCTCATTTTTTTAGAGAAACGAATCAGGTTGCTGATTTTATGGCTAATAAGGTGCTGCAAGAGAGTTTTACTTGGGCTTATGATGACATCTACTATCATCATGTTATATCTCTTTTACAAGCTGATATTTATGAGGTCTGCTATAATCGATAGTTAC
Protein-coding regions in this window:
- the LOC105032418 gene encoding uncharacterized protein encodes the protein MTSLQISVSFSIPSIFVGNLDSNRCCLGLGFVSPTNCCSVPRRNISSLCGNGSFWREGMKKDVILLRKGRKGSLVVVRANQGFNGGGGGWDRSTTARVLGNLALAMGLTYLSMTGQLGWVLDAIVSIWLIAVLLPIVGLGAFFWFAGRDIVQSSCPNCGNEFQIFKSSLKDGPQLCPFCSQPFSVLGNKFVRESARFSSDRSTTYGQAFNGFSSRTDQGKASSTTVVDIEAEVKDID
- the LOC105032429 gene encoding uncharacterized protein — protein: MFPQMDITKMDRGTLTLVGAAFCVMLSMHFTVQLLSQHLFYWKNPKEQKAIIIIILMAPLYAIDSFVGLLDIQGSKAFFMILDSVKECYEALVIAKFMALMYSYLNISLSKNIVPDEVKGRVIHHSFPVSLFLPHTIRLEHHTLKLLKYWTWQFVVIRPVCSILMIALQFLGLYSNWVSWTFTIILNISVSMALYALVIFYHVFAKELAPHKPLAKFMCIKGIVFFCFWQGVALDVLAAAGVIKSHHFWLDVEHIQEAIQNVLVILEMVVFSVIQQYAYHVAPYSGADAAKMKYKKNE